In one window of Syngnathus scovelli strain Florida chromosome 20, RoL_Ssco_1.2, whole genome shotgun sequence DNA:
- the slc35d3 gene encoding solute carrier family 35 member D3 isoform X1 — translation MEAVRGRLPGILVAVAHGVFSGSLNILLKFLISSLHFRFLTLLQLCTCSAAAIGLEILRRLGRVSVPPFSLSLSKEFAPVCILSTLQSTLTLWSLRGLSLPMYVVFKRCLPLFTLAIGVCVLRNGIPSLGVLTAVAITTGGAALAGAGDLSGDPFGYVTGVLAVIIHASYLVLIQKTSLDSQHGPLTAQYAIAVMATPVLLVGAVVSSDAVAMWSYPGWNDARVVTLFLSSVAIGCAMNFTTYHCTYLNSAVTTSFVGVVKSIVTITVGMVAFDDVAPTALFVGGVVVNTVGSVTYCVVKFFEIRKKGSYEHLEGGTKDTAVPPGEPERHKASLGGDAHPVEAGVNRGAGEAGVDPGAGEAGVDRGAGAVASRLMMEKNAVQMRGERLHKEVVGAASGQAAGNYVGVWRSIRQMHVTKDDGLIENMEQQSP, via the exons ATGGAGGCGGTGCGCGGGCGATTGCCGGGCATCCTGGTGGCGGTGGCGCACGGCGTGTTTTCGGGGAGCCTCAATATCCTGCTCAAGTTCCTCATCAGCAGCCTGCACTTCCGCTTCCTCACGCTGCTCCAGCTGTGCACGTGCAGCGCTGCCGCGATCGGCCTGGAGATCCTCCGGAGGCTTGGGAGGGTCTCCGTGCCCCCCTTCAGCCTCAGCCTCTCCAAG GAGTTTGCCCCGGTGTGCATCCTGTCGACGCTGCAGTCGACGCTGACGCTGTGGTCACTACGCGGCCTGAGCCTGCCCATGTACGTGGTCTTCAAGCGTTGCCTGCCGCTCTTCACGCTCGCCATCGGCGTCTGCGTCCTCAGGAACGGCATCCCCTCGCTTGGCGTGCTCACCGCCGTCGCCATCACCACTGGGGGCGCCGCACTCGCCG GGGCAGGAGACCTGAGCGGCGACCCGTTTGGATACGTGACGGGCGTCCTGGCGGTCATCATCCACGCGTCATACTTGGTCCTCATCCAGAAGACCAGTCTGGACAGCCAGCACGGACCCCTCACCGCGCAGTACGCCATCGCCGTGATGGCCACCCCG GTCCTGCTCGTGGGGGCTGTGGTCTCATCAGACGCCGTGGCCATGTGGTCGTACCCCGGCTGGAACGACGCTCGCGTCGTGACCCTGTTCCTGTCCAGCGTGGCCATCGGCTGCGCCATGAACTTCACCACCTACCACTGTACCTACCTCAACTCGGCCGTCACCACCAGCTTCGTGGGTGTGGTCAAGAGCATTGTCACCATCACCGTGGGCATGGTGGCCTTCGATGACGTGGCGCCAACCGCACTCTTCGTGGGCGGCGTGGTGGTCAACACCGTGGGCTCCGTCACCTACTGCGTGGTCAAGTTCTTTGAGATCAGGAAGAAAGGTTCCTACGAGCACCTGGAGGGCGGCACCAAGGACACGGCGGTCCCACCCGGTGAGCCCGAGCGCCACAAAGCCTCACTCGGGGGCGATGCCCACCCGGTGGAAGCAGGTGTCAACCGTGGGGCAGGGGAAGCAGGTGTCGACCCTGGGGCGGGGGAAGCAGGTGTTGACCGTGGGGCAGGGGCTGTGGCCTCCCGCCTGATGATGGAGAAGAACGCGGTGCAGATGCGAGGGGAGCGCCTTCATAAGGAGGTCGTTGGCGCCGCTTCGGGGCAGGCAGCGGGGAACTACGTCGGGGTGTGGCGCTCCATCAGGCAGATGCACGTCACCAAGGACGATGGGCTGATCGAGAACATGGAGCAGCAGAGCCCCTGA
- the slc35d3 gene encoding solute carrier family 35 member D3 isoform X2 codes for MEAVRGRLPGILVAVAHGVFSGSLNILLKFLISSLHFRFLTLLQLCTCSAAAIGLEILRRLGRVSVPPFSLSLSKEFAPVCILSTLQSTLTLWSLRGLSLPMNGIPSLGVLTAVAITTGGAALAGAGDLSGDPFGYVTGVLAVIIHASYLVLIQKTSLDSQHGPLTAQYAIAVMATPVLLVGAVVSSDAVAMWSYPGWNDARVVTLFLSSVAIGCAMNFTTYHCTYLNSAVTTSFVGVVKSIVTITVGMVAFDDVAPTALFVGGVVVNTVGSVTYCVVKFFEIRKKGSYEHLEGGTKDTAVPPGEPERHKASLGGDAHPVEAGVNRGAGEAGVDPGAGEAGVDRGAGAVASRLMMEKNAVQMRGERLHKEVVGAASGQAAGNYVGVWRSIRQMHVTKDDGLIENMEQQSP; via the exons ATGGAGGCGGTGCGCGGGCGATTGCCGGGCATCCTGGTGGCGGTGGCGCACGGCGTGTTTTCGGGGAGCCTCAATATCCTGCTCAAGTTCCTCATCAGCAGCCTGCACTTCCGCTTCCTCACGCTGCTCCAGCTGTGCACGTGCAGCGCTGCCGCGATCGGCCTGGAGATCCTCCGGAGGCTTGGGAGGGTCTCCGTGCCCCCCTTCAGCCTCAGCCTCTCCAAG GAGTTTGCCCCGGTGTGCATCCTGTCGACGCTGCAGTCGACGCTGACGCTGTGGTCACTACGCGGCCTGAGCCTGCCCAT GAACGGCATCCCCTCGCTTGGCGTGCTCACCGCCGTCGCCATCACCACTGGGGGCGCCGCACTCGCCG GGGCAGGAGACCTGAGCGGCGACCCGTTTGGATACGTGACGGGCGTCCTGGCGGTCATCATCCACGCGTCATACTTGGTCCTCATCCAGAAGACCAGTCTGGACAGCCAGCACGGACCCCTCACCGCGCAGTACGCCATCGCCGTGATGGCCACCCCG GTCCTGCTCGTGGGGGCTGTGGTCTCATCAGACGCCGTGGCCATGTGGTCGTACCCCGGCTGGAACGACGCTCGCGTCGTGACCCTGTTCCTGTCCAGCGTGGCCATCGGCTGCGCCATGAACTTCACCACCTACCACTGTACCTACCTCAACTCGGCCGTCACCACCAGCTTCGTGGGTGTGGTCAAGAGCATTGTCACCATCACCGTGGGCATGGTGGCCTTCGATGACGTGGCGCCAACCGCACTCTTCGTGGGCGGCGTGGTGGTCAACACCGTGGGCTCCGTCACCTACTGCGTGGTCAAGTTCTTTGAGATCAGGAAGAAAGGTTCCTACGAGCACCTGGAGGGCGGCACCAAGGACACGGCGGTCCCACCCGGTGAGCCCGAGCGCCACAAAGCCTCACTCGGGGGCGATGCCCACCCGGTGGAAGCAGGTGTCAACCGTGGGGCAGGGGAAGCAGGTGTCGACCCTGGGGCGGGGGAAGCAGGTGTTGACCGTGGGGCAGGGGCTGTGGCCTCCCGCCTGATGATGGAGAAGAACGCGGTGCAGATGCGAGGGGAGCGCCTTCATAAGGAGGTCGTTGGCGCCGCTTCGGGGCAGGCAGCGGGGAACTACGTCGGGGTGTGGCGCTCCATCAGGCAGATGCACGTCACCAAGGACGATGGGCTGATCGAGAACATGGAGCAGCAGAGCCCCTGA